Proteins encoded together in one Ipomoea triloba cultivar NCNSP0323 chromosome 4, ASM357664v1 window:
- the LOC116017006 gene encoding putative E3 ubiquitin-protein ligase XBAT35, with translation MGQQQSKEELLYQQVNYGNTAGIKALRNDGAGLEWIDREGKTPLIMACMNPKLFDVAKTLIELGANVNAYRPGRHAGTPLHHAAKRGLVQTVLLLLSHGANPLAMNDDCLTPLDVARLKGYTNVVRTIEKHICLFAGWLRELYGPGFLELLAPQLLSRKVWVVVLPCGSRNLKKPFKLELAIYPTPRDAQPRTVFALWKANMDEPNFNLPDPTVVISDISKKTRIKLASVQENDKPQLQSFCEACKGNPQVIPQPFIFNTQVPGIPATAPPASEDVELAMAITASIQSAAQERPPEVASTSGINHADTSVLGESNISKSTRVVQEAGQSSNPVHHALPPNKTCNTQKLVENPEPSSTPSAPPLPDTATDDDGPVHYPSIDSSPVDFSSQTVETAAVRTDEDSDRPGASSCVICLDASVEGACIPCGHMAGCMSCLNEIKAKKWGCPVCRAKIDQVIRLYAV, from the exons ATGGGGCAACAGCAATCAAAAGAAGAACTGCTATATCAGCAAGTCAATTATGGTAACACCGCAGGCATCAAAGCTCTTCGCAATGACGGTGCTGGGCTCGag TGGATTGATAGAGAAGGGAAAACGCCCCTGATAATGGCTTGCATGAACCCTAAGCTTTTTGACGTTGCAAAGACTTTGATTGAATTAGGTGCCAATGTCAATGCTTACCGTCCTG GTCGCCATGCTGGGACTCCTCTACATCATGCTGCAAAAAGAGGGCTTGTACAGACTGTTTTATTACTTCTTTCTCATGGAG CAAATCCTTTGGCGATGAATGATGACTGTCTAACTCCCTTGGATGTTGCTAGACTCAAAGGGTACACCAATGTTGTTCGGACAATTGAG AAACACATTTGTTTATTCGCTGGTTGGCTGCGGGAGCTTTATGGGCCAGGATTTCTTGAGCTGCTTGCACCACAGTTGCTTTCGAGAAAAGT TTGGGTGGTTGTTTTACCTTGTGGTTCTCGAAATCTTAAGAAGCCCTTCAAGTTGGAACTTGCTATATATCCAACTCCACGG GATGCTCAACCTCGCACCGTTTTTGCATTATGGAAGGCTAATATGGATGAACCCAATTTTAATCTGCCCGATCCAACAGTGGTCATATCTGATATTTCCAAGA AAACACGGATTAAACTTGCATCTGTTCAAGAAAATGACAAACCACAGCTGCAGTCATTTTGTGAAGCATGCAAAGGAAATCCTCAG GTCATTCCCCAGCCTTTCATTTTCAATACCCAAGTCCCTGGCATTCCCGCAACCGCCCCACCAGCCTCGGAGGACGTGGAGTTAGCTATGGCAATTACTGCCTCGATTCAGTCTGCTGCGCAGGAAAGACCTCCCGAAGTCGCATCCACAAGCGGGATTAACCATGCTGATACATCAGTTCTCGGGGAAAGTAACATCAGCAAGAGCACTAGGGTCGTCCAAGAAGCTGGCCAGAGCAGCAATCCAGTTCACCACGCCCTGCCTCCAAACAAGACTTGTAACACCCAAAAACTCGTCGAGAACCCCGAGCCATCATCCACCCCCTCGGCTCCTCCTCTTCCCGATACAGCAACAGACGATGATGGCCCAGTTCACTACCCATCAATCGACTCTAGCCCTGTTGACTTTTCTTCACAAACGGTCGAGACTGCAGCTGTTAGGACAGACGAGGACAGTGATCGGCCCGGGGCCTCTTCTTGTGTAATATGCTTGGATGCTTCAGTAGAGGGAGCATGCATCCCATGCGGGCATATGGCCGGTTGCATGTCTTGTCTGAACGAAATCAAGGCCAAGAAGTGGGGTTGTCCTGTTTGTCGTGCAAAGATTGATCAAGTGATAAGGCTATACGCTGTCTGA